One genomic region from Diachasmimorpha longicaudata isolate KC_UGA_2023 chromosome 18, iyDiaLong2, whole genome shotgun sequence encodes:
- the LOC135170946 gene encoding CCHC-type zinc finger nucleic acid binding protein — protein MSSSACYKCNRMGHFARECPQGGTGGGRSDRGRGDREGGFGRGREKCFKCNQFGHFARECKEDQDLCYRCNGVGHIAKDCQQGPEMSCYNCNKTGHIARSCPEGGTESGRFALQSCYNCNKTGHIARNCTEAGGKICYVCGKSGHISRECDQDDRK, from the exons ATGAGTTCGAGCGCGTGTTACAAATGCAACCGAATGGGCCACTTTGCACGTGAGTGCCCCCAGGGTGGTACTGGTGGTGGACGCAGCGACCGTGGACGTGGTGATCGTGAAGGTGGTTTCGGTAGAGGCCGTGAGAAATGCTTCAAGTGCAACCAGTTCGGACATTTCGCACGTGAATGCAAAGAGGATCAGGACCTGTGCTACCGCTGCAACGGAGTTGGACACATCGCAAAAGACTGCCAGCAG GGACCTGAGATGAGCTGTTACAACTGCAACAAAACTGGTCATATTGCTCGTAGCTGCCCCGAGGGTGGCACTGAGAGCGGTCGTTTTGCGCTTCAAAGCTGCTATAATTGCAACAAAACAGGTCACATTGCTCGCAACTGCACCGAGGCAGGTGGTAAAATTTGCTACGTGTGTGGCAAGAGCGGTCACATAAGTCGTGAGTGCGATCAGGACGACAGGAAGTAG